The following coding sequences lie in one Miscanthus floridulus cultivar M001 chromosome 9, ASM1932011v1, whole genome shotgun sequence genomic window:
- the LOC136483298 gene encoding uncharacterized protein isoform X1 — MMRARGEVALAALLAAAALMLSSLDSRSDVRMLEIGDGDAELLPLLDGAVGPESLVFAGDVDGDGGDSGPFTGVSDGRVLRWVAAERRWAEHSSAAPDLCKLCGLGCRLDHRSWPHLRTALAGLSGTSAHAPAAAAMSRVTPGGPSPRPSPQRPATAAVFSAPGGRLRPRPSSSGAPTLTPGANPHRTHTSGRSRAKLDFFRSNQRRWHVRARNTEILHRSRSVSGRLAEGAEKLLQANHCSAGFVDRIWTFGPLTVPG, encoded by the exons ATGATGCGCGCCCGCGGGGAGGTGGCGCTGGCCGCGctactggcggcggcggcgctcatgcTGTCGTCGCTGGACTCGCGCAGCGACGTCAGGATGCTGGAGATCGGCGACGGCGATGCCGAGCTGCTGCCGCTGCTGGACGGCGCCGTGGGGCCCGAGAGCCTCGTGTTCGCCGGGGACGTGGACGGGGACGGCGGCGACAGCGGCCCGTTCACGGGCGTGTCGGACGGCCGGGTCCTCAGGTGGGTGGCCGCCGAGCGGCGGTGGGCTGAGCACTCCTCCGCCGCGCCAGACCT CTGCAAGCTCTGCGGCCTCGGGTGTCGTCTCGACCACAGGTCATGGCCACACCTCCGCACCGCCCTTGCCGGCCTCTCCGGCACCTCCGCGCATGCGCCGGCAGCGGCGGCCATGTCCCGCGTGACCCCTGGCGGCCCTTCTCCACGCCCGTCTCCTCAGCGACCGGCGACAGCGGCTGTCTTCTCCGCGCCCGGTGGCCGTCTTCGTCCACGCCCGTCGTCTTCAGGTGCGCCCACACTTACACCCGGGGCAAATCCGCACAGGACccacacatctggtaggagccgGGCGAAGCTCGATTTTTTTCGCTCCAACCAACGGCGCTGGCATGTGAGAGCACGAAATACGGAGATCCTCCATCGGAGCCGGTCCGTTTCAGGCCGTTTGGCAGAGGGAGCCGAAAAACTGCTCCAGGCTAATCACTGTTCGGCTGGATTTGTTGACCGAATTTGGACTTTTGGACCACTAACAGTGCCAGGCTAG
- the LOC136483298 gene encoding uncharacterized protein isoform X2 encodes MNKMTVLAVLAAAAVVAAAALLSSPEASRRDVAVLEIGGGGDGRLELVPVDAGAGGGPYAGVSDGRVLRWVPGERRWEEHSSSFAPELCKLCGLGCRLDHRSWPHLRTALAGLSGTSAHAPAAAAMSRVTPGGPSPRPSPQRPATAAVFSAPGGRLRPRPSSSGAPTLTPGANPHRTHTSGRSRAKLDFFRSNQRRWHVRARNTEILHRSRSVSGRLAEGAEKLLQANHCSAGFVDRIWTFGPLTVPG; translated from the exons ATGAATAAGATGACCGTGCTCGCCGTGctcgcagccgccgccgtcgtcgcggcGGCCGCGCTCCTGTCCTCCCCGGAGGCCTCCCGGCGCGACGTCGCGGTGCTGGAGATAGGCGGCGGCGGGGACGGCCGCTTGGAGCTGGTCCCCGtggacgccggcgccggcggcggccctTACGCGGGCGTGTCGGACGGGCGCGTCCTCCGGTGGGTCCCCGGCGAGCGGCGGTGGGAAGAGCACTCGTCCTCCTTCGCGCCGGAACT CTGCAAGCTCTGCGGCCTCGGGTGTCGTCTCGACCACAGGTCATGGCCACACCTCCGCACCGCCCTTGCCGGCCTCTCCGGCACCTCCGCGCATGCGCCGGCAGCGGCGGCCATGTCCCGCGTGACCCCTGGCGGCCCTTCTCCACGCCCGTCTCCTCAGCGACCGGCGACAGCGGCTGTCTTCTCCGCGCCCGGTGGCCGTCTTCGTCCACGCCCGTCGTCTTCAGGTGCGCCCACACTTACACCCGGGGCAAATCCGCACAGGACccacacatctggtaggagccgGGCGAAGCTCGATTTTTTTCGCTCCAACCAACGGCGCTGGCATGTGAGAGCACGAAATACGGAGATCCTCCATCGGAGCCGGTCCGTTTCAGGCCGTTTGGCAGAGGGAGCCGAAAAACTGCTCCAGGCTAATCACTGTTCGGCTGGATTTGTTGACCGAATTTGGACTTTTGGACCACTAACAGTGCCAGGCTAG
- the LOC136483298 gene encoding protein STRICTOSIDINE SYNTHASE-LIKE 2-like isoform X3, producing the protein MMRARGEVALAALLAAAALMLSSLDSRSDVRMLEIGDGDAELLPLLDGAVGPESLVFAGDVDGDGGDSGPFTGVSDGRVLRWVAAERRWAEHSSAAPDLCKLCGLGCRLDHRSWPHLRTALAGLSGTSAHAPAAAAMSRVTPGGPSPRPSPQRPATAAVFSAPGGRLRPRPSSSEQYTQMLR; encoded by the exons ATGATGCGCGCCCGCGGGGAGGTGGCGCTGGCCGCGctactggcggcggcggcgctcatgcTGTCGTCGCTGGACTCGCGCAGCGACGTCAGGATGCTGGAGATCGGCGACGGCGATGCCGAGCTGCTGCCGCTGCTGGACGGCGCCGTGGGGCCCGAGAGCCTCGTGTTCGCCGGGGACGTGGACGGGGACGGCGGCGACAGCGGCCCGTTCACGGGCGTGTCGGACGGCCGGGTCCTCAGGTGGGTGGCCGCCGAGCGGCGGTGGGCTGAGCACTCCTCCGCCGCGCCAGACCT CTGCAAGCTCTGCGGCCTCGGGTGTCGTCTCGACCACAGGTCATGGCCACACCTCCGCACCGCCCTTGCCGGCCTCTCCGGCACCTCCGCGCATGCGCCGGCAGCGGCGGCCATGTCCCGCGTGACCCCTGGCGGCCCTTCTCCACGCCCGTCTCCTCAGCGACCGGCGACAGCGGCTGTCTTCTCCGCGCCCGGTGGCCGTCTTCGTCCACGCCCGTCGTCTTCAG agcaatacactcaaatgctccgttga
- the LOC136483298 gene encoding uncharacterized protein isoform X6: protein MNKMTVLAVLAAAAVVAAAALLSSPEASRRDVAVLEIGGGGDGRLELVPVDAGAGGGPYAGVSDGRVLRWVPGERRWEEHSSSFAPELLDR, encoded by the exons ATGAATAAGATGACCGTGCTCGCCGTGctcgcagccgccgccgtcgtcgcggcGGCCGCGCTCCTGTCCTCCCCGGAGGCCTCCCGGCGCGACGTCGCGGTGCTGGAGATAGGCGGCGGCGGGGACGGCCGCTTGGAGCTGGTCCCCGtggacgccggcgccggcggcggccctTACGCGGGCGTGTCGGACGGGCGCGTCCTCCGGTGGGTCCCCGGCGAGCGGCGGTGGGAAGAGCACTCGTCCTCCTTCGCGCCGGAACT gttggatcgttag
- the LOC136483298 gene encoding protein STRICTOSIDINE SYNTHASE-LIKE 2-like isoform X5 produces the protein MMRARGEVALAALLAAAALMLSSLDSRSDVRMLEIGDGDAELLPLLDGAVGPESLVFAGDVDGDGGDSGPFTGVSDGRVLRWVAAERRWAEHSSAAPDLLDR, from the exons ATGATGCGCGCCCGCGGGGAGGTGGCGCTGGCCGCGctactggcggcggcggcgctcatgcTGTCGTCGCTGGACTCGCGCAGCGACGTCAGGATGCTGGAGATCGGCGACGGCGATGCCGAGCTGCTGCCGCTGCTGGACGGCGCCGTGGGGCCCGAGAGCCTCGTGTTCGCCGGGGACGTGGACGGGGACGGCGGCGACAGCGGCCCGTTCACGGGCGTGTCGGACGGCCGGGTCCTCAGGTGGGTGGCCGCCGAGCGGCGGTGGGCTGAGCACTCCTCCGCCGCGCCAGACCT gttggatcgttag
- the LOC136483298 gene encoding protein STRICTOSIDINE SYNTHASE-LIKE 10-like isoform X4 — MMRARGEVALAALLAAAALMLSSLDSRSDVRMLEIGDGDAELLPLLDGAVGPESLVFAGDVDGDGGDSGPFTGVSDGRVLRWVAAERRWAEHSSAAPDLAIHSNAPLKTLSAFARESGTTTCLAS, encoded by the exons ATGATGCGCGCCCGCGGGGAGGTGGCGCTGGCCGCGctactggcggcggcggcgctcatgcTGTCGTCGCTGGACTCGCGCAGCGACGTCAGGATGCTGGAGATCGGCGACGGCGATGCCGAGCTGCTGCCGCTGCTGGACGGCGCCGTGGGGCCCGAGAGCCTCGTGTTCGCCGGGGACGTGGACGGGGACGGCGGCGACAGCGGCCCGTTCACGGGCGTGTCGGACGGCCGGGTCCTCAGGTGGGTGGCCGCCGAGCGGCGGTGGGCTGAGCACTCCTCCGCCGCGCCAGACCT agcaatacactcaaatgctccgttgaagacattgagcgcattcgcccgagag